The Streptomyces sp. WZ-12 genome segment GCCAGTCCGGGTCCCGCTTCTCGTTGAACGCGGCGACGCCCTCGGCCCGGTCCCCGGAGAACGCCACGCTCCGCCAGGCACCGTCCTCAAGGTCCAACCCGGCCCGCAGGTCCAGCCCCTGCCCCAGTCGCATGGCGCGCTTGGCCGCGCGCAGCCCGACCGGCGAATTGCGGGCGATCGCGGCGGCCAGCGCCAGCGCCTCCGCCCGGTCCTGCCCGTCCGCCACCAGCCGGTCCACCAGCCCCAGCTCGGCCGCCTCCGCGGCCGGCACCCGGCGCGCGGTGAAGACCAGTTCGGCCGCCCGCGCCGCGCCCACCCGGCGCGGCAGCAACTGCGTCCCGCCGCCACCGGGGATGACGCCCACCGAGACCTCCGGCAGCCCCACCACCGCGCTCCCGTCCGCGACGATCAGATCGCAGGCCAGCGCCAGCTCGTAGCCGCCGCCGAGCGCGAAGCCGTGGACCGCGGCGATGGTCGGCACCGGCAGCTCCAGCACCCCGGTGTACGCGGCCCGGGTCCGCGGGCGCTGCCGCATCAGGTCCGCGTCCGTGAAGGAGTTCCGCTCCTTGAGGTCGGCGCCCACGCAGAACGCCCGCTCATGGGTGGAGGTGAGCACCACCACCCGCACGGAACGGTCGGCGGCCAGCGCGGCGCACGCCTCCGCCAGCGCGTCGGCCATCGCCGTCGACACTGCGTTCATCGCCTTCGGCCGGTCCAGGACCAGCTCCGCCACGAAACCGTGGCGCTCGACGCCGACCCACTCCTCCGCGCCGAACCGCTGCATACCGCTCATACCGCCCTCCCGATCGCCGGTTAACGCTCGTTGACCTGATCGCCCGAGGATCATGTCAGCTCACGGCGGTTTACGGCAGGGGCTGACCCGGCCGAGCACACCTCACCCGCGCCGGGTCAACATCCACGGCTCGACGACGCCCAGCCCGCGCACCGGCCGCTGCCACATCGGCTGCAACGCGAAGCGGTACGGGGGCGGCGGGCTGCCGGTGCCCTCCTGGGCGGCCTTCTCCGCGGCCGCGGCGTCCGCCTCGGAGACCGGCGCATCGCCGGTGCGCCCCAACTCCTCCGCGAACGCCTCGTCCACCAGCACGGCGTCCCTCGGCGCTATCGAGGTCAGCCGGCTCGCCAAGTTGACGGTCGTCCCGAAGACATCGCCCATACGGGTCGTGACCGTGCCGAACGCGATGCCCACCCGCAGCTCGGGCATGGTCTCGTCGTGGCCCATGGTCTCGATGAGCCGCAGCCCGATCTCGGCGGCCACCCCGGCGTCGTCCGCCGCGAACAGCACCTCGTCCCCGAGCGTCTTGATGAGCCGCCCGCCGTGCGCGGCGACCAGGTCCGCGGCGGTGGTCTCGAACGCCTCGACCAGCTCGCCCAGTTCCTCCTCCTCCAGCCGCCGGGTCAGCCGGGTGAACCCGACCAGGTCGGCGAACCCGACCGCCAGCCGACGGTCCACCATCTCCGCGTCGTCCTGGGCCTGGACGACCCGCCCGGTCGCCGCGGCGAGCTGCCGCCGCCACACGTAGACCAGGAACTCCTCCAACTCCGGGAGGAGCAGCTCGACCAGCGGGTACGTGATCTCCGTACGGGTCAGGCCGGAATCCTGCGGCTCCGTCAGCCCCTCCAGGAAGGAGTCGATCTGCCAGTCGGCCAGCCGGGCGGTGGTCTGCCCCGTGGAACGGGCGACCTGCACGGCCATCGCCTCGCTGAGCAGCCCCGCCTCGACCAGGCCGGCGAGCCGGCGCAGGGCCAGCACGTCGGCCTCGGTGAGGGCCTTGACCTGGCCGATGTCCGCGAATCCCATGGCCCGCCAGAAGCGCGCCGCGAGGTCCATCGAGACGCCGGCGCTGCGGGCCGCCTGGAACGGCGTGTAGCGGCGCTCGGCACCGATGATGAGCTGTTCCAGCTTCACGGCGATGTTGTTCTCGCCGTTGCCCTCTTCCTCGCCTTCGCCGTTGCCTTCTGCGTCATTGGCCGTGCCGTCGCTGCTTGCGGGATCACCCGCGGGCTCGCCCGCGGGGGCCTCACCCACCGCGTCGCCCTCGGCATCCGCCCCGCGCGGGGTGGCCCCCGAGTCGTCCGCGGTCACCGGCCACTCCCTGTCCGATCCCTGCGCACTGCCCTTCCGATCTGCCCGCTCGCCCGTGATCCGCTCCCTGACGGACCGCCTCAACGATACGGCAGGTGTGCTCTGCCTCACGTGGTCGCTGCGCTGGCTGGCGGCCCACGTCGCGGTGACGACGCGTTCGCTCCCCGCCGAACCCCGCCGGTGGCCCGTCATTCGCCGTACCGGCGGAGGGGGTTGTGGGTGGCCGCCCCACGGAGCCGTCCGCCCGGCTTCGCGGTGGCTGGGGCCGCTCGCCCGCCCTCGCGGCGCGCAACCACCCCCCACCGCCAGCGCCCGGCGGAATCGCCGGGCCGGCGCAACCCCGACGAGGGGGAGGGAAGGGCTACGCGTAGCCGTCGCCCGCCGCCGGGCGCAGGTGCACGATGTCGCCGGCGTCGACGGGTTGTTGGACGCCGTCGGCGGTGGCCAGGACGAGGCGGCCGTCGGCGTCGAGGGCGACGGCCTCGCCCTCGACGGAGCGGTCGCCGGGGAGGATCGCCCGCACGTGGCGGCCCAGCGTCGCGCAGCCCGCCGCGTACGCCTCCTGGAGGCGGCACGCCGCCGGGTCGCCGTCCGCCGCCTGCCACTCGCCGTACCAGTGCTCCAGGGAGCGGAGGACGGCGCGGAGCAGCGGGTCGCGGTCGGTGTTCTGGGCGCCGGCGAGGGCGAGCGAGGCGGCGGTGGGGACGGGGAGTTCGTCGGCGGTGAGGGTGACGTTGAGGCCGATGCCGAGGACGACGCCGTCGGCGGCGCGTTCGGCGAGGATGCCGCCGGTCTTGCGTTCGGCGTCGTCCACGGTGACCAGGACGTCGTTGGGCCACTTCAGGGCGGTGTCGACGCCGGCGGTGCGGGAGAGGGCGGTGGCGGTGGCCACGCCGGCGAGGAGCGGGAGCCAGCTCCAACGGACGGCCGGGACGGCGGGGGTGAGGTAGACGGAGACGAAGAGGCCGGAGCGGGGCGGCGCGGACCAGCGGCGGTCCAGGCGGCCGCGGGCGGCGGACTGTTCCTCGGCGACGAGCACGGCGCCCTCGCGCAGGTCGCCGGCGGCGGCCCGGTCCGCGAGGTCGGTGTTGGTCGACCCGGTGGTGGGGACGACGTCCAGGGAGGACCACAGCGCACCGGGCCGGACGAGGGCCCGGCGGAGCGCGTTGGCATTCAGCGGCGGGCGGCCGAGATCGCTCCAGCGACCGGCGTCTTTGTCCCGGTTTTCCGGTGGTTGAGGCGTCATGGCTCCAGCCTAGGTGTGGTCAACGACGCAGTGCCGCAGAGCAGTCCCGCCGATACGCTACGAGGCGGTAGCCACACCCGTACCTCCCTTTCGTACGAGTGCCAGTCCAGGACGAGCAGGAGCCGCATCCCGATGTCCGAACCGCAAGCGAACATCCACACCACCGCGGGCAAATTGGCGGATCTGCAGCGGCGGGTCGAGGAAGCCACGCATGCCGGCTCCGCCCGCGCGGTGGAAAAGCAGCACGCCAAGGGGAAGTTGACGGCGCGTGAGCGCATCGATCTCCTCTTGGACGAGGGCTCGTTCGTCGAGTTGGACGAGTTCGCGCGGCACCGGTCGACGAATTTCGGGATCGAGCAGAACCGGCCGTACGGAGATGGTGTCGTCACGGGGTACGGGACCGTCGACGGGCGGCCGGTGTGCGTGTATTCGCAGGATTTCACCATCTTCGGCGGCTCACTGGGCGAGGTCTACGGCGAGAAGATCGTCAAGGTGATGGACTTCGCGCTCAAGAACGGCTGCCCGGTCATCGGGATCAATGACGGCGGGGGCGCCCGAATTCAGGAGGGGGTGGCCGCCCTCGGGCTGTTCGCGGAGATTTTCCGCCGCAATGTACACGCGTCGGGCGTGGTGCCGCAGATTTCCCTGATCGTGGGTCCGTGCGCGGGCGGCGCGGTGTATTCGCCGGCCATAACGGATTTCACGGTGATGGTCGACCAGACCTCGCACATGTTCATCACCGGGCCGGACGTCATCAAGACGGTCACCGGCGAGGACGTCGGCTTCGAGGAGTTGGGCGGGGCCCGGACGCACAACACCACCTCGGGCGTGGCACACCACATGGCGGGCGACGAGAAGGACGCCATCGACTTCGTCAAGGGCCTGCTGTCGTACCTGCCGTCCAACAACCTCTCGGATCCACCGGTGTTCGCAGAGGAGGTGGATCTTGAGGTCTCGGACGCGGACCGCGAACTGGACGCGCTGATCCCGGACTCGGCGAACCAGCCGTACGACATGCACGCGGCGATCGAGCACGTGCTGGACGACGGTGAATTCCTGGAGACCCAGGCGCTGTTCGCGCCGAACATCCTGACCGGGTTCGGGCGGGTGGAGGGCCACTCGGTCGGCGTGGTGGCCAATCAGCCGATGCAGTTCGCCGGTTGCCTGGACATCAAGGCGAGCGAGAAGGCCGCGCGGTTCGTGCGGACCTGCGACGCGTTCAATGTCCCGGTGCTGACCTTCGTCGACGTGCCGGGGTTCCTGCCGGGGACGGACCAGGAGTACGACGGGATCATCCGGCGCGGCGCCAAGTTGATCTACGCGTACGCGGAGGCGACGGTTCCGCTGATCACCGTGATCACGCGGAAGGCGTTCGGCGGCGCGTACGACGTCATGGGGTCCAAGCACCTGGGTGCGGATCTGAACCTGGCGTGGCCGACGGCGCAGATCGCGGTGATGGGGGCGCAGGGCGCGGTGAACATCCTGCACCGGCGGACGCTGGCGGCGATCGAGGATCCGGCCCAACAGGATTCCCGGCGCCAGGAGTTGATCCAGGAGTACGAGGACGCGCTGCTGAATCCTTACGTCGCGGCCGAGCGGGGCTATGTCGACGCGGTGATCATGCCGTCCGAGACCCGGCGGCACATCGTCCGCGGGCTGCGCACGCTGCGCAACAAGCGGGAGGCGCTGCCGCCGAAGAAGCACGGCAACATCCCGCTGTAGTCCGCGTTGGTGCCCGTCGGAGGAGGTCGGTTGTCGATGATCAAGGTGGTGCGGGGCAATCCCACGCCGGAGGAGTTGGCCGCCGCGGTGGCGGTGGTGAAGGCGCGGGCGGCGGCGGTGGCCGTGGGCGGCGCGCCGGAGGCGGGTGGCCGGGGCGGCGAGTGGGCGGATCCGGCGGCGACGGTGCCGGCCCGGTCGCGGTTGCCGCATCCGGGGCCGCGGGCGTGGCGGACCAGTTATTGGCCGCGGTGAGGTGCTGACGGTGAACGTGTGGCGCGGGTCGCCGCGCGGTGCGCCGGGGGTCGGTGCATCGTGCACTGACTAGTCCTCCGCGGTGCGGCGCCTGAGTACGCGTACTCAGGCGCCGTTGCCGTTGGGGGCGGGAGGATCGAGGCCATGCTGTGGTCCGATCCACCCGATGAACCGCCCGAGGAGCTGCGCGAGGTGCAGGCCAAGCTCCGTCGGATGGGCATCGTGCTGGCCGCGGCGATCATGGTGGGGACGTTGGTCGTCGTGATCAAGTGATGCCTCTTCGGGACGGTCGGTTCCGGCGTTTTCCTCCGGGCTGCTGTCACTTCCGTCACGTGGGTCACGTCACCCCTTGCAACCACGGCGGCCGAACACGCATCTTTCTCTCTCGACAGCGCAATTCGGGCACCCGGCCGCAGTGATCTTCAGCGGCCGGCCGGCGGAGGGGAGTTCATGAACAGGCCACTCAGACACATAGCCGTCTTCTGCGGGGTGTTGGTGGTCGCCCTGCTGGTCCGGGTGACCTGGGTGCAGTTCGTGCAGAGCGATGAGCTCGCGAACGACGAGCACAACCGGCGGGTCAAGATCGAGGCGTACTCGTATCCGCTGGGCAACATCATCGTGGGCGGCAAGCCGATCACCGGGTCGGTGGAGACCAGCGGTGACTTCAAGTACAAGCGGACGTACACCGACGGCGCGATGTACGCACCGGTCACCGGCTACGCCCGGCAGGCGGCGGGCGAGACCATGCTGGAGGGCGTCTACAAGAAGGTGCTCAACGGCAAGGACGACCGGCTCTTCTTCAACCGGGCGCGCGGGATGCTGACCGGCGAGAAGCCGCGCGGCGGCGACGTCCTCACCACGATCAACGAGAAGGCGCAGAAGGCCGCCTACAAGGGGCTCACGGACCTGCACGCCAACGGCGCGGTGGTCGCCCTCGACCCGCGGTCCGGCAAGATCCTGGCGATGGCCAGCACCCCGTCGTACGACCCGTCGACGATCGCCGGGCTGTCGACCGACGAGGGCAAGAAGTACCTGGCGCTGGACGCCGACAAGGGCAAGCCGATGAACAACCGGGCGCTGCGCGAGATCTACCCGCCCGGCTCGACGTTCAAGGTGCTCACCGCCGCGGCGGCCCTGGAGCACGGCACGGTCAGCGACATCAACGCCTCCTCCGGCGCCCCGGCGCCGTACACCCTGCCGCAGACCCGTACGCAGGTCGGCAACGACGTGGTGGGGGCGCCGTGCGACAAGGCGTCGCTGAAGACGGGCATGCAGTGGTCCTGCAACAACGTCTTCCTGGACGCGGCGCACAAGTTGGGCACCGACAAAATGCGGGAGACCGCGGAGAAATTCGGGTTCAACGCCGAGCAGTTCGTTCCGGTGCGTTCCGCGGTGAGCGGTTATCCGAAGAAGCTCGACCAGCCGCAGACCGCGCTGACCGGTATGGGCCAGGGCAGCGTGACCAGCACTCCGTTGCAGATGGCGATGGTCGCCGCCGGTATCGCCAACAACGGCAAGGTGATGAAGCCGTACATGGTCGAGGAGTTGCGCGGTCCGGACCTGTCCACGATCGAGAA includes the following:
- a CDS encoding enoyl-CoA hydratase/isomerase family protein translates to MQRFGAEEWVGVERHGFVAELVLDRPKAMNAVSTAMADALAEACAALAADRSVRVVVLTSTHERAFCVGADLKERNSFTDADLMRQRPRTRAAYTGVLELPVPTIAAVHGFALGGGYELALACDLIVADGSAVVGLPEVSVGVIPGGGGTQLLPRRVGAARAAELVFTARRVPAAEAAELGLVDRLVADGQDRAEALALAAAIARNSPVGLRAAKRAMRLGQGLDLRAGLDLEDGAWRSVAFSGDRAEGVAAFNEKRDPDWPGE
- a CDS encoding adenylate/guanylate cyclase domain-containing protein; the protein is MTADDSGATPRGADAEGDAVGEAPAGEPAGDPASSDGTANDAEGNGEGEEEGNGENNIAVKLEQLIIGAERRYTPFQAARSAGVSMDLAARFWRAMGFADIGQVKALTEADVLALRRLAGLVEAGLLSEAMAVQVARSTGQTTARLADWQIDSFLEGLTEPQDSGLTRTEITYPLVELLLPELEEFLVYVWRRQLAAATGRVVQAQDDAEMVDRRLAVGFADLVGFTRLTRRLEEEELGELVEAFETTAADLVAAHGGRLIKTLGDEVLFAADDAGVAAEIGLRLIETMGHDETMPELRVGIAFGTVTTRMGDVFGTTVNLASRLTSIAPRDAVLVDEAFAEELGRTGDAPVSEADAAAAEKAAQEGTGSPPPPYRFALQPMWQRPVRGLGVVEPWMLTRRG
- a CDS encoding biotin--[acetyl-CoA-carboxylase] ligase; this translates as MTPQPPENRDKDAGRWSDLGRPPLNANALRRALVRPGALWSSLDVVPTTGSTNTDLADRAAAGDLREGAVLVAEEQSAARGRLDRRWSAPPRSGLFVSVYLTPAVPAVRWSWLPLLAGVATATALSRTAGVDTALKWPNDVLVTVDDAERKTGGILAERAADGVVLGIGLNVTLTADELPVPTAASLALAGAQNTDRDPLLRAVLRSLEHWYGEWQAADGDPAACRLQEAYAAGCATLGRHVRAILPGDRSVEGEAVALDADGRLVLATADGVQQPVDAGDIVHLRPAAGDGYA
- a CDS encoding acyl-CoA carboxylase subunit beta produces the protein MSEPQANIHTTAGKLADLQRRVEEATHAGSARAVEKQHAKGKLTARERIDLLLDEGSFVELDEFARHRSTNFGIEQNRPYGDGVVTGYGTVDGRPVCVYSQDFTIFGGSLGEVYGEKIVKVMDFALKNGCPVIGINDGGGARIQEGVAALGLFAEIFRRNVHASGVVPQISLIVGPCAGGAVYSPAITDFTVMVDQTSHMFITGPDVIKTVTGEDVGFEELGGARTHNTTSGVAHHMAGDEKDAIDFVKGLLSYLPSNNLSDPPVFAEEVDLEVSDADRELDALIPDSANQPYDMHAAIEHVLDDGEFLETQALFAPNILTGFGRVEGHSVGVVANQPMQFAGCLDIKASEKAARFVRTCDAFNVPVLTFVDVPGFLPGTDQEYDGIIRRGAKLIYAYAEATVPLITVITRKAFGGAYDVMGSKHLGADLNLAWPTAQIAVMGAQGAVNILHRRTLAAIEDPAQQDSRRQELIQEYEDALLNPYVAAERGYVDAVIMPSETRRHIVRGLRTLRNKREALPPKKHGNIPL
- a CDS encoding acyl-CoA carboxylase epsilon subunit, producing MIKVVRGNPTPEELAAAVAVVKARAAAVAVGGAPEAGGRGGEWADPAATVPARSRLPHPGPRAWRTSYWPR
- the mmpB gene encoding morphogenic membrane protein MmpB, which encodes MLWSDPPDEPPEELREVQAKLRRMGIVLAAAIMVGTLVVVIK
- a CDS encoding peptidoglycan D,D-transpeptidase FtsI family protein — protein: MNRPLRHIAVFCGVLVVALLVRVTWVQFVQSDELANDEHNRRVKIEAYSYPLGNIIVGGKPITGSVETSGDFKYKRTYTDGAMYAPVTGYARQAAGETMLEGVYKKVLNGKDDRLFFNRARGMLTGEKPRGGDVLTTINEKAQKAAYKGLTDLHANGAVVALDPRSGKILAMASTPSYDPSTIAGLSTDEGKKYLALDADKGKPMNNRALREIYPPGSTFKVLTAAAALEHGTVSDINASSGAPAPYTLPQTRTQVGNDVVGAPCDKASLKTGMQWSCNNVFLDAAHKLGTDKMRETAEKFGFNAEQFVPVRSAVSGYPKKLDQPQTALTGMGQGSVTSTPLQMAMVAAGIANNGKVMKPYMVEELRGPDLSTIEKVDPAPLHPDDPQAVSKDTALKVQEMMEYTVSDGTASKAKIDGVTVGGKTGTAQHGANVNDERPYAWFVSYAKLPDGSSPVAVAVFVDPKDMDIPRSEIAGGKLGGPIAKSVMQAVLNKG